From Drosophila yakuba strain Tai18E2 chromosome 2L, Prin_Dyak_Tai18E2_2.1, whole genome shotgun sequence, one genomic window encodes:
- the LOC6528618 gene encoding latrophilin Cirl isoform X2 produces MSKYQTAYACEGKKLTIECEPGDVINLIRANYGRFSITICNDHGNVEWSVNCMFPKSLSVLNSRCAHKQSCGVLAATSMFGDPCPGTHKYLEAHYQCISAAQTSTTTNRPSPPPWVLSNGPPIFGNGSGLIHPPGVGAGAPPPPRLPTLPGVVGISGNPGLFNVPPQHTAVTHSTPSSSTTAVGGGRLKGVPTSTTTTKHPAGRHDGLPPPPQLHHHHNHHGDDTATPTKPSSKLPAGGNATSPSNTRILTGVGGSGTDDGTLLTTKSSPNRPPGTAASGAVVPGNGSVVRTINNINLNAAGISGGDDESKLFCGPTHARNLYWNMTRVGDVNVQPCPGGAAGIAKWRCVLMKRMPDSGYDEYDDDPSSTTPAPNGGDCLHNSSSCEPPVSMAHKVNQRLRNFEPTWHPATPDLTQCRSLWLNNLEMRVNQRDSSLISIANDMSEVTSSKTLYGGDMLVTTKIIQTVSEKMLHDKETFPDQRQREAMIMELLHCVVKTGSNLLDESQLSSWLDLNPEDQMRVATSLLTGLEYNAFLLADTIIRERSVVQKVKNILLSVRVLETKTIQSSVVFPDSDQWPLSSDRIELPRAALIDNSEGGLVRIVFAAFDRLESILKPSYDHFDLKSSRSYAILSNDSDVNAGEIQQRLRILNSKVISASLGKGRHIQLSQPITLTLKHLKTENVTNPTCVFWNYIDHAWSANGCSLESTNRTHSVCSCNHLTNFAILMDVVDEHQHSLFTMFDGNMRIFIYISIGICVVFIVIALLTLKLFNGVFVKSARTSIYTSIYLCLLAIELLFLLGIEQTETSIFCGFITIFLHCAILSGTAWFCYEAFHSYSTLTSDELLLEVDQTPKVNCYYLLSYGLSLSVVAISLVIDPSTYTQNDYCVLMEANALFYATFVIPVLVFFVAAIGYTFLSWIILCRKSRTGLKTKEHTRLASVRFDIRCSFVFLLLLSAVWCSSYFYLRGAKMDDDTADVYGYCFICFNTLLGLYIFVFHCIQNEKIRREYRKYVRQHAWLPKCLRCSKTSISSGIVTGNGPTAGTLCSVSTSKKPKLPLGVSEEAHDDPQQQQHTPVPITEDAIMGASSDCELNEAQQRRTLKSGLMTGTLQAPPQTLGGHVVLERGSTLRSTGHASPTSSAGSTHLIFAHKQQQQQQQQQQGPLGEGYYHQPDYYSWKQPPTGTGGLKTPREYYNNTGASASSPQQAHEVFYWTQKPNSGQHGKKKRGAGGVPASPSGSLHSRTAAASQVLFYPSYKKTKAGQPTGYPQYAEALDPPLATGNAAAYYQQQQQLRRQQLHQQQQQQLSSDEEQVEQHAHLLHLQRRAGSQQQLPAPPPHMAQYQHEFMQRQYRNKHSNCDLGMGDAYYNQGSVGGADGGPVYEEILSNRNSDVQHYEVGDFDVDEVYNNSVGTGVFNNMRAAVAAGGSRYGGGSLSGGSVSSRSQQQQLKKQQQQQSLAQQRSARRCTADDDDDEEEEEDEEATAAEQLHDSVCDEDEEEDESDLEDDAHGLPPQSDERMRRLMAMQDEDFKRRFQRQLRKHGAPLDYGALPPGSGPQPEHNGAVFGVSGGVGEGSMRGAFRQQQALNAKSPGGRLAVNDLFGHGNSGPPLPPANQTPAQKRQQLQKLSPQSTTSSSSHTSHSNPNPHPLQLTHPHPHQHPPHHQQRHLSAMLDENNTVRCYLEPLAK; encoded by the exons A TGTCCAAGTACCAAACCGCCTACGCCTGCGAAGGTAAGAAACTGACCATTGAGTGCGAGCCCGGTGATGTGATCAACCTGATAAGGGCCAACTATGGCCGATTCTCGATTACCATCTGCAATGACCACGGGAATGTGGAGTGGAGTGTCAACTGCATGTTTCCCAAATCTCTCAGCGTGCTGAACTCAAG ATGTGCCCACAAGCAGAGCTGCGGTGTGCTGGCAGCCACGAGCATGTTCGGGGATCCCTGTCCCGGGACCCACAAATATTTGGAGGCGCACTACCAGTGCATAAGTGCTGCGCAAACGTCGACGACGACCAACAGGCCCAGTCCGCCGCCATGGGTGCTGAGCAATGGTCCGCCGATCTTTGGCAACGGCAGTGGACTGATCCATCCCCCAGGGGTTGGAGCGGGTGCGCCGCCTCCACCGCGACTTCCCACACTGCCCGGTGTGGTGGGAATCAGTGGGAATCCCGGCCTGTTCAACGTACCACCGCAACACACCGCCGTCACGCACTCCACGCCCTCGAGCAGCACGACAGccgtgggcggtgggcgtttGAAAGGTGTGCCCACCTCTACGACGACAACCAAGCATCCGGCTGGTCGCCACGATGGTCTACCACCGCCACCGCaactgcaccaccaccacaaccaccacgGTGATGACACTGCCACACCCACCAAGCCAAGCAGCAAGTTGCCGGCTGGCGGAAATGCGACTTCACCATCCAACACGAGGATACTCACGGGCGTGGGAGGATCCGGAACTGATGATGGAACCCTACTGACCACAAAGAGCTCACCCAACCGCCCGCCGGGCACAGCGGCCAGTGGAGCCGTAGTCCCCGGGAATGGCAGCGTGGTGCGCACCATCAACAACATTAATTTGAACGCAGCCGGGATATCCGGAGGCGATGATGAGTCCAAGTTGTTTTGCGGCCCCACTCATGCCCGGAATTTGTACTGGAACATGACTCGAGTGGGTGATGTAAATGTTCAGCCCTGTCCTGGCGGAGCAGCCGGCATCGCCAAGTGGCGTTGCGTGCTTATGAAGCGGATGCCGGACTCCGGCTATGATGAGTACGATGATGACCCCAGCTCCACAACTCCAGCGCCCAACGGCGGCGACTGTCtgcacaacagcagcagctgcgagCCGCCGGTAAGCATGGCCCACAAGGTAAACCAGCGTCTGCGCAACTTTGAGCCCACCTGGCATCCCGCGACACCTGATCTGACGCAATGCCGCAGCCTTTGGCTTAACAATCTGGAAATGCGTGTCAACCAGCGGGACTCCTCCCTGATCTCCATTGCCAACGACATGTCCGAAGTGACCAGTAGCAAAACGCTCTACGGCGGAGACATGTTGGTCACCACAAAGATTATCCAAACAGTGTCTGAGAAGATGCTGCACGACAAGGAGACCTTTCCGGATCAGCGACAGCGCGAGGCTATGATCATGGAATTGTTGCATTGTGTGGTCAAAACTGGCTCCAACCTACTGGACGAGTCGCAGCTGTCTTCGTGGTTGGACCTCAATCCGGAGGACCAAATGCGTGTAGCCACCTCCTTGCTAACTGGCCTGGAATACAATGCCTTTCTGCTGGCAGATACGATTATCAGGGAGCGCAGCGTGGTGCAAAAGGTTAAGAATATAT TGCTGTCTGTTCGAGTGTTGGAAACTAAGACCATTCAGTCCAGCGTGGTCTTCCCAGATTCGGATCAGTGGCCCTTGAGTTCGGATCGCATTGAGCTGCCCCGAGCTGCTCTTATAGACAATAGTGAAGGCGGCCTGGTGCGAATTGTATTTGCCGCCTTTGATCGCCTGGAGTCCATTCTCAAGCCCAGTTATGATCATTTCGATCTCAAGAGCTCCCGCAGTTACG CCATTCTGAGCAACGACAGCGATGTCAACGCGGGGGAAATCCAGCAGCGCCTTCGCATCCTGAACAGCAAGGTGATCTCGGCCAGCTTGGGCAAGGGGCGTCATATACAACTCTCCCAGCCCATTACCCTGACCCTGAAGCATTTGAAGACCGAAAATGTGACGAATCCCACCTGTGTGTTCTGGAACTATATTGACCA TGCATGGTCTGCCAACGGATGCAGCCTGGAGTCTACAAACCGCACACACAGCGTCTGCAGTTGCAACCACCTGACCAACTTTGCCATACTAATGGACGTTGTGGATGAGCACCAGCACTCGTTGTTCACCATGTTCGATGGAAATATGCGCATATTCATCTATATAAGCATCGGCATCTGCGTAGTGTTCATAGTAATTGCCCTGCTGACGCTGAAGCTGTTCAATGGGGTCTTTGTGAAG TCCGCCCGCACCTCGATCTATACCAGCATTTACCTTTGCCTCCTGGCCATCGAGCTGCTCTTTCTACTGGGCATTGAACAGACCGAAACAAGCATTTTCTGCGGCTTCATTACTATTTTCCTACACTGTGCCATCCTATCAGGCACCGCCTGGTTTTGTTATGAAG CCTTTCATTCGTACTCAACGCTCACCTCGGATGAGCTCCTACTGGAGGTGGACCAGACGCCCAAAGTGAACTGCTACTACCTCTTGTCCTATGGACTGTCGTTAAGCGTAGTGGCCATCTCGCTGGTCATCGATCCCAGCACCTATACCCAAAACGATTATTGCGTGCTGATGGAGGCGAATGCCCTGTTTTATGCCACCTTTGTAATTCCGGTGCTTGTCTTCTTTGTG GCTGCGATTGGCTACACGTTCCTCTCCTGGATTATACTGTGTCGCAAAAGTCGCACCGGTCTTAAGACTAAGGAACATACTCGCCTCGCTAGCGTGCG GTTCGACATACGCTGCTCCTTTGTGTTTCTCTTGCTGCTCAGCGCTGTTTGGTGCTCGTCCTACTTTTATTTGCGAGGAGCCAAAATGGACGATGACACGGCTGATGTGTATGGATATTGCTTCATCTGCTTCAACACATTGCTGGGGCTCTATATCTTCGTGTTTCATTGCATTCAAAACGAAAAGATCCGACGGGAGTATCGGAAGTATGTGAGACAGCATGCTTGGTTGCCCAAGTGCTTGCGCTGCTCGAAAACATCTATTTCCTCGGGCATTGTCACCGGTAATGGACCTACAGCCGGAACCCTTTGCAGTGTTTCCACGTCCAAGAAGCCCAAACTGCCATTAGGAGTAAGCGAAGAGGCGCATGACGAtccccagcagcaacagcacacGCCAGTGCCCATCACTGAGGATGCCATCATGGGAGCCAGCTCTGATTGTGAACTAAACGAGGCCCAACAAAGGAGAACCCTGAAGAGTGGACTCATGACGGGCACCCTACAGGCTCCACCGCAGACCCTTGGCGGCCATGTTGTGCTCGAAAGAGGCAGCACTCTTCGCTCCACCGGTCATGCTTCACCCACCAGCTCTGCCGGGTCCACACACCTGATTTTTGCCCataagcaacaacaacaacagcagcagcagcaacagggaCCTTTGGGTGAGGGTTACTACCACCAGCCGGACTACTACAGCTGGAAGCAGCCACCAACTGGAACAGGAGGATTGAAAACACCGCGGGAGTACTACAATAATACAGGTGCTTCTGCATCCTCGCCGCAACAGGCACACGAGGTATTCTACTGGACTCAGAAGCCTAACAGCGGCCAACATGGCAAAAAGAAGAGGGGCGCTGGAGGAGTACCCGCCTCGCCGAGTGGCTCGTTGCACAGTCGCACGGCCGCCGCCTCCCAGGTGCTATTCTATCCATCGTACAAGAAGACCAAGGCTGGCCAGCCAACCGGCTATCCGCAATACGCGGAGGCGTTGGACCCACCACTAGCCACTGGCAATGCGGCTGCCtactaccagcagcagcaacagttgcgTCGCCAGCAGCtacatcagcagcagcagcagcaactctcCTCGGACGAGGAGCAGGTCGAGCAACATGCTCACTTGTTGCACCTGCAACGACGAGCTGGtagccagcagcagctccctgctccaccgccgcacaTGGCGCAGTACCAGCACGAGTTTATGCAGCGCCAGTATAGAAATAAGCATTCCAACTGTGATCTGGGCATGGGCGATGCCTACTACAACCAAGGCAGCGTTGGCGGCGCGGATGGTGGGCCGGTCTACGAGGAGATCCTCAGCAACCGCAACTCGGATGTGCAGCATTACGAGGTGGGTGACTTTGATGTGGACGAGGTGTACAACAATAGTGTTGGCACTGGCGTCTTCAACAACATGAGAGCGGCAGTGGCTGCCGGCGGAAGTCGTTATGGCGGCGGAAGCCTGAGTGGCGGCAGTGTCTCGTCCAGgagccaacagcagcagctcaagaagcagcagcaacaacagtcgCTGGCTCAGCAAAGATCGGCTCGACGCTGCACGGcggatgacgatgacgacgaggaagaggaggaggatgaggaggcAACGGCCGCGGAGCAATTGCACGACAGCGTCTGtgatgaggatgaggaggaggacgagagCGACTTGGAGGATGATGCTCATGGATTGCCACCCCAGAGTGATGAGCGGATGCGTCGTCTGATGGCGATGCAAGACGAGGATTTTAAGCGGCGGTTTCA ACGTCAACTGCGCAAACATGGAGCGCCCCTTGACTACGGGGCTTTGCCGCCAGGATCAGGTCCGCAACCCGAGCACAACGGTGCGGTTTTTGGGGTTAGCGGCGGCGTTGGTGAGGGCTCCATGCGTGGCGCATTTCGGCAGCAGCAAGCACTGAATGCCAAGTCGCCAGGCGGCCGTTTGGCGGTAAATGATCTATTCGGTCACGGCAACTCGGGACCACCGCTGCCGCCGGCGAATCAGACGCCCGCGCAGAAGCGTCAGCAGCTACAGAAACTGTCACCACAGTCCACCACATCATCGTCGTCGCATACATCACATAGCAACCCCAATCCGCATCCTCTCCAGCTTACCCATCCGCATCCCCATCAGCATCCCCCGCACCATCAGCAGCGCCATCTGTCGGCCATGCTCGATGAGAACAACACGGTCCGATGTTATCTGGAACCACTGGCCAAGTGA
- the LOC6528618 gene encoding latrophilin Cirl isoform X1, with product MSKYQTAYACEGKKLTIECEPGDVINLIRANYGRFSITICNDHGNVEWSVNCMFPKSLSVLNSRCAHKQSCGVLAATSMFGDPCPGTHKYLEAHYQCISAAQTSTTTNRPSPPPWVLSNGPPIFGNGSGLIHPPGVGAGAPPPPRLPTLPGVVGISGNPGLFNVPPQHTAVTHSTPSSSTTAVGGGRLKGVPTSTTTTKHPAGRHDGLPPPPQLHHHHNHHGDDTATPTKPSSKLPAGGNATSPSNTRILTGVGGSGTDDGTLLTTKSSPNRPPGTAASGAVVPGNGSVVRTINNINLNAAGISGGDDESKLFCGPTHARNLYWNMTRVGDVNVQPCPGGAAGIAKWRCVLMKRMPDSGYDEYDDDPSSTTPAPNGGDCLHNSSSCEPPVSMAHKVNQRLRNFEPTWHPATPDLTQCRSLWLNNLEMRVNQRDSSLISIANDMSEVTSSKTLYGGDMLVTTKIIQTVSEKMLHDKETFPDQRQREAMIMELLHCVVKTGSNLLDESQLSSWLDLNPEDQMRVATSLLTGLEYNAFLLADTIIRERSVVQKVKNILLSVRVLETKTIQSSVVFPDSDQWPLSSDRIELPRAALIDNSEGGLVRIVFAAFDRLESILKPSYDHFDLKSSRSYVRNTAILSNDSDVNAGEIQQRLRILNSKVISASLGKGRHIQLSQPITLTLKHLKTENVTNPTCVFWNYIDHAWSANGCSLESTNRTHSVCSCNHLTNFAILMDVVDEHQHSLFTMFDGNMRIFIYISIGICVVFIVIALLTLKLFNGVFVKSARTSIYTSIYLCLLAIELLFLLGIEQTETSIFCGFITIFLHCAILSGTAWFCYEAFHSYSTLTSDELLLEVDQTPKVNCYYLLSYGLSLSVVAISLVIDPSTYTQNDYCVLMEANALFYATFVIPVLVFFVAAIGYTFLSWIILCRKSRTGLKTKEHTRLASVRFDIRCSFVFLLLLSAVWCSSYFYLRGAKMDDDTADVYGYCFICFNTLLGLYIFVFHCIQNEKIRREYRKYVRQHAWLPKCLRCSKTSISSGIVTGNGPTAGTLCSVSTSKKPKLPLGVSEEAHDDPQQQQHTPVPITEDAIMGASSDCELNEAQQRRTLKSGLMTGTLQAPPQTLGGHVVLERGSTLRSTGHASPTSSAGSTHLIFAHKQQQQQQQQQQGPLGEGYYHQPDYYSWKQPPTGTGGLKTPREYYNNTGASASSPQQAHEVFYWTQKPNSGQHGKKKRGAGGVPASPSGSLHSRTAAASQVLFYPSYKKTKAGQPTGYPQYAEALDPPLATGNAAAYYQQQQQLRRQQLHQQQQQQLSSDEEQVEQHAHLLHLQRRAGSQQQLPAPPPHMAQYQHEFMQRQYRNKHSNCDLGMGDAYYNQGSVGGADGGPVYEEILSNRNSDVQHYEVGDFDVDEVYNNSVGTGVFNNMRAAVAAGGSRYGGGSLSGGSVSSRSQQQQLKKQQQQQSLAQQRSARRCTADDDDDEEEEEDEEATAAEQLHDSVCDEDEEEDESDLEDDAHGLPPQSDERMRRLMAMQDEDFKRRFQRQLRKHGAPLDYGALPPGSGPQPEHNGAVFGVSGGVGEGSMRGAFRQQQALNAKSPGGRLAVNDLFGHGNSGPPLPPANQTPAQKRQQLQKLSPQSTTSSSSHTSHSNPNPHPLQLTHPHPHQHPPHHQQRHLSAMLDENNTVRCYLEPLAK from the exons A TGTCCAAGTACCAAACCGCCTACGCCTGCGAAGGTAAGAAACTGACCATTGAGTGCGAGCCCGGTGATGTGATCAACCTGATAAGGGCCAACTATGGCCGATTCTCGATTACCATCTGCAATGACCACGGGAATGTGGAGTGGAGTGTCAACTGCATGTTTCCCAAATCTCTCAGCGTGCTGAACTCAAG ATGTGCCCACAAGCAGAGCTGCGGTGTGCTGGCAGCCACGAGCATGTTCGGGGATCCCTGTCCCGGGACCCACAAATATTTGGAGGCGCACTACCAGTGCATAAGTGCTGCGCAAACGTCGACGACGACCAACAGGCCCAGTCCGCCGCCATGGGTGCTGAGCAATGGTCCGCCGATCTTTGGCAACGGCAGTGGACTGATCCATCCCCCAGGGGTTGGAGCGGGTGCGCCGCCTCCACCGCGACTTCCCACACTGCCCGGTGTGGTGGGAATCAGTGGGAATCCCGGCCTGTTCAACGTACCACCGCAACACACCGCCGTCACGCACTCCACGCCCTCGAGCAGCACGACAGccgtgggcggtgggcgtttGAAAGGTGTGCCCACCTCTACGACGACAACCAAGCATCCGGCTGGTCGCCACGATGGTCTACCACCGCCACCGCaactgcaccaccaccacaaccaccacgGTGATGACACTGCCACACCCACCAAGCCAAGCAGCAAGTTGCCGGCTGGCGGAAATGCGACTTCACCATCCAACACGAGGATACTCACGGGCGTGGGAGGATCCGGAACTGATGATGGAACCCTACTGACCACAAAGAGCTCACCCAACCGCCCGCCGGGCACAGCGGCCAGTGGAGCCGTAGTCCCCGGGAATGGCAGCGTGGTGCGCACCATCAACAACATTAATTTGAACGCAGCCGGGATATCCGGAGGCGATGATGAGTCCAAGTTGTTTTGCGGCCCCACTCATGCCCGGAATTTGTACTGGAACATGACTCGAGTGGGTGATGTAAATGTTCAGCCCTGTCCTGGCGGAGCAGCCGGCATCGCCAAGTGGCGTTGCGTGCTTATGAAGCGGATGCCGGACTCCGGCTATGATGAGTACGATGATGACCCCAGCTCCACAACTCCAGCGCCCAACGGCGGCGACTGTCtgcacaacagcagcagctgcgagCCGCCGGTAAGCATGGCCCACAAGGTAAACCAGCGTCTGCGCAACTTTGAGCCCACCTGGCATCCCGCGACACCTGATCTGACGCAATGCCGCAGCCTTTGGCTTAACAATCTGGAAATGCGTGTCAACCAGCGGGACTCCTCCCTGATCTCCATTGCCAACGACATGTCCGAAGTGACCAGTAGCAAAACGCTCTACGGCGGAGACATGTTGGTCACCACAAAGATTATCCAAACAGTGTCTGAGAAGATGCTGCACGACAAGGAGACCTTTCCGGATCAGCGACAGCGCGAGGCTATGATCATGGAATTGTTGCATTGTGTGGTCAAAACTGGCTCCAACCTACTGGACGAGTCGCAGCTGTCTTCGTGGTTGGACCTCAATCCGGAGGACCAAATGCGTGTAGCCACCTCCTTGCTAACTGGCCTGGAATACAATGCCTTTCTGCTGGCAGATACGATTATCAGGGAGCGCAGCGTGGTGCAAAAGGTTAAGAATATAT TGCTGTCTGTTCGAGTGTTGGAAACTAAGACCATTCAGTCCAGCGTGGTCTTCCCAGATTCGGATCAGTGGCCCTTGAGTTCGGATCGCATTGAGCTGCCCCGAGCTGCTCTTATAGACAATAGTGAAGGCGGCCTGGTGCGAATTGTATTTGCCGCCTTTGATCGCCTGGAGTCCATTCTCAAGCCCAGTTATGATCATTTCGATCTCAAGAGCTCCCGCAGTTACG TTCGTAATACAGCCATTCTGAGCAACGACAGCGATGTCAACGCGGGGGAAATCCAGCAGCGCCTTCGCATCCTGAACAGCAAGGTGATCTCGGCCAGCTTGGGCAAGGGGCGTCATATACAACTCTCCCAGCCCATTACCCTGACCCTGAAGCATTTGAAGACCGAAAATGTGACGAATCCCACCTGTGTGTTCTGGAACTATATTGACCA TGCATGGTCTGCCAACGGATGCAGCCTGGAGTCTACAAACCGCACACACAGCGTCTGCAGTTGCAACCACCTGACCAACTTTGCCATACTAATGGACGTTGTGGATGAGCACCAGCACTCGTTGTTCACCATGTTCGATGGAAATATGCGCATATTCATCTATATAAGCATCGGCATCTGCGTAGTGTTCATAGTAATTGCCCTGCTGACGCTGAAGCTGTTCAATGGGGTCTTTGTGAAG TCCGCCCGCACCTCGATCTATACCAGCATTTACCTTTGCCTCCTGGCCATCGAGCTGCTCTTTCTACTGGGCATTGAACAGACCGAAACAAGCATTTTCTGCGGCTTCATTACTATTTTCCTACACTGTGCCATCCTATCAGGCACCGCCTGGTTTTGTTATGAAG CCTTTCATTCGTACTCAACGCTCACCTCGGATGAGCTCCTACTGGAGGTGGACCAGACGCCCAAAGTGAACTGCTACTACCTCTTGTCCTATGGACTGTCGTTAAGCGTAGTGGCCATCTCGCTGGTCATCGATCCCAGCACCTATACCCAAAACGATTATTGCGTGCTGATGGAGGCGAATGCCCTGTTTTATGCCACCTTTGTAATTCCGGTGCTTGTCTTCTTTGTG GCTGCGATTGGCTACACGTTCCTCTCCTGGATTATACTGTGTCGCAAAAGTCGCACCGGTCTTAAGACTAAGGAACATACTCGCCTCGCTAGCGTGCG GTTCGACATACGCTGCTCCTTTGTGTTTCTCTTGCTGCTCAGCGCTGTTTGGTGCTCGTCCTACTTTTATTTGCGAGGAGCCAAAATGGACGATGACACGGCTGATGTGTATGGATATTGCTTCATCTGCTTCAACACATTGCTGGGGCTCTATATCTTCGTGTTTCATTGCATTCAAAACGAAAAGATCCGACGGGAGTATCGGAAGTATGTGAGACAGCATGCTTGGTTGCCCAAGTGCTTGCGCTGCTCGAAAACATCTATTTCCTCGGGCATTGTCACCGGTAATGGACCTACAGCCGGAACCCTTTGCAGTGTTTCCACGTCCAAGAAGCCCAAACTGCCATTAGGAGTAAGCGAAGAGGCGCATGACGAtccccagcagcaacagcacacGCCAGTGCCCATCACTGAGGATGCCATCATGGGAGCCAGCTCTGATTGTGAACTAAACGAGGCCCAACAAAGGAGAACCCTGAAGAGTGGACTCATGACGGGCACCCTACAGGCTCCACCGCAGACCCTTGGCGGCCATGTTGTGCTCGAAAGAGGCAGCACTCTTCGCTCCACCGGTCATGCTTCACCCACCAGCTCTGCCGGGTCCACACACCTGATTTTTGCCCataagcaacaacaacaacagcagcagcagcaacagggaCCTTTGGGTGAGGGTTACTACCACCAGCCGGACTACTACAGCTGGAAGCAGCCACCAACTGGAACAGGAGGATTGAAAACACCGCGGGAGTACTACAATAATACAGGTGCTTCTGCATCCTCGCCGCAACAGGCACACGAGGTATTCTACTGGACTCAGAAGCCTAACAGCGGCCAACATGGCAAAAAGAAGAGGGGCGCTGGAGGAGTACCCGCCTCGCCGAGTGGCTCGTTGCACAGTCGCACGGCCGCCGCCTCCCAGGTGCTATTCTATCCATCGTACAAGAAGACCAAGGCTGGCCAGCCAACCGGCTATCCGCAATACGCGGAGGCGTTGGACCCACCACTAGCCACTGGCAATGCGGCTGCCtactaccagcagcagcaacagttgcgTCGCCAGCAGCtacatcagcagcagcagcagcaactctcCTCGGACGAGGAGCAGGTCGAGCAACATGCTCACTTGTTGCACCTGCAACGACGAGCTGGtagccagcagcagctccctgctccaccgccgcacaTGGCGCAGTACCAGCACGAGTTTATGCAGCGCCAGTATAGAAATAAGCATTCCAACTGTGATCTGGGCATGGGCGATGCCTACTACAACCAAGGCAGCGTTGGCGGCGCGGATGGTGGGCCGGTCTACGAGGAGATCCTCAGCAACCGCAACTCGGATGTGCAGCATTACGAGGTGGGTGACTTTGATGTGGACGAGGTGTACAACAATAGTGTTGGCACTGGCGTCTTCAACAACATGAGAGCGGCAGTGGCTGCCGGCGGAAGTCGTTATGGCGGCGGAAGCCTGAGTGGCGGCAGTGTCTCGTCCAGgagccaacagcagcagctcaagaagcagcagcaacaacagtcgCTGGCTCAGCAAAGATCGGCTCGACGCTGCACGGcggatgacgatgacgacgaggaagaggaggaggatgaggaggcAACGGCCGCGGAGCAATTGCACGACAGCGTCTGtgatgaggatgaggaggaggacgagagCGACTTGGAGGATGATGCTCATGGATTGCCACCCCAGAGTGATGAGCGGATGCGTCGTCTGATGGCGATGCAAGACGAGGATTTTAAGCGGCGGTTTCA ACGTCAACTGCGCAAACATGGAGCGCCCCTTGACTACGGGGCTTTGCCGCCAGGATCAGGTCCGCAACCCGAGCACAACGGTGCGGTTTTTGGGGTTAGCGGCGGCGTTGGTGAGGGCTCCATGCGTGGCGCATTTCGGCAGCAGCAAGCACTGAATGCCAAGTCGCCAGGCGGCCGTTTGGCGGTAAATGATCTATTCGGTCACGGCAACTCGGGACCACCGCTGCCGCCGGCGAATCAGACGCCCGCGCAGAAGCGTCAGCAGCTACAGAAACTGTCACCACAGTCCACCACATCATCGTCGTCGCATACATCACATAGCAACCCCAATCCGCATCCTCTCCAGCTTACCCATCCGCATCCCCATCAGCATCCCCCGCACCATCAGCAGCGCCATCTGTCGGCCATGCTCGATGAGAACAACACGGTCCGATGTTATCTGGAACCACTGGCCAAGTGA